One genomic window of Glycine soja cultivar W05 chromosome 9, ASM419377v2, whole genome shotgun sequence includes the following:
- the LOC114425289 gene encoding uncharacterized protein LOC114425289 — protein MAANSGNISFASSQSSSQIHGSTDTVQVAVCSLCQKALSPDNEMASDLASSGVCGDCKFLLLEDFGNHTVTQSSRRRLRGRFRHNSSESVENNFSQQIPHVVNTVRQHQSAVSGEDDQLVDGDTPAWSLQYASTHTTPSGSRRWRQVLSDTDSDGFDNWNSLYGENESSASFRQYRVPHGETDSFSHSAYGGDSDISMDTHSFEGTGVFNLPDEGDEFDSDTDIDPMHAGLSQWISTDEDDEEEEEEEEEGDREWELAEAEEAEATSHLQIFFTSSPSESRDRINSTESGGMFSQIIRETWHGFEDVDLPHGANFGDYLDARHFEDLLEHLAENDSSRRGAPPAAVSFVNNLPRVVIGKEHEKHGELVCAICKDVLAPRTEVNQLPCSHLYHINCILPWLSARNSCPLCRYELPTDDKDYEEGKQNIDSRNVIHERQRIDVTDDSYSDVSDGDEVNGSGQGGIRQRLLSSGSTVDSSATRSGRGRWFFLAAAPIVSLVGIVLVLWLGNNSQNEGSRHLGSHYLSGQNQHAVHAYSSPNQRESRSRRWWCPF, from the coding sequence ATGGCCGCAAATTCTGGGAATATCTCGTTTGCGTCGTCTCAGTCTAGTTCACAGATTCATGGGAGCACTGATACTGTCCAGGTTGCAGTGTGTTCTCTTTGTCAAAAGGCCCTATCACCTGATAATGAGATGGCAAGCGATCTTGCTAGCAGTGGTGTGTGTGGTGATTGTAAATTTTTGTTACTTGAAGACTTTGGGAATCATACAGTTACCCAAAGCTCACGAAGGAGGCTTAGAGGAAGATTCAGGCACAATAGTTCTGAATCCGTTGAGAATAATTTCTCACAACAGATTCCCCATGTGGTTAATACTGTGAGACaacatcagtcagctgtgtctGGGGAGGATGATCAACTTGTAGATGGTGATACCCCTGCTTGGTCATTGCAATATGCTAGTACACATACTACCCCTAGTGGGTCTAGAAGGTGGAGGCAGGTTCTCTCTGACACTGACAGTGATGGTTTTGATAATTGGAATTCTCTTTATGGTGAAAATGAATCTAGTGCGAGTTTTAGACAGTACAGAGTTCCCCATGGCGAGACTGATTCTTTCTCTCACAGTGCTTATGGAGGCGACTCAGATATCTCTATGGATACTCATAGTTTTGAAGGCACTGGAGTCTTTAATTTAccagatgaaggagatgagttTGACAGTGATACTGACATAGATCCAATGCATGCTGGTCTCAGCCAATGGATTTCtactgatgaagatgatgaagaagaggaggaggaggaggaggagggggaTAGGGAATGGGAATTAGCCGAGGCTGAGGAAGCTGAAGCCACATCCCaccttcaaatttttttcaCCTCTAGTCCAAGTGAGAGCAGGGATCGCATTAATTCTACTGAATCTGGGGGAATGTTTAGCCAGATAATCCGAGAGACCTGGCATGGTTTTGAGGATGTTGATTTACCTCATGGAGCAAACTTTGGGGATTATCTTGATGCTAGACATTTTGAAGATCTGCTTGAGCATCTGGCTGAGAATGACAGCTCAAGACGAGGAGCGCCTCCTGCTGCTGTGTCTTTCGTGAATAATCTGCCACGTGTAGTCATTGGCAAGGAACATGAGAAGCACGGCGAACTAGTTTGTGCCATTTGCAAGGATGTCTTGGCACCCCGCACTGAAGTAAATCAACTTCCATGCTCTCACCTTTATCACATCAATTGCATTTTGCCATGGTTGAGTGCCCGAAATTCATGTCCTCTTTGTCGGTACGAACTTCCAACTGATGATAAGGACTATGAAGAGGGAAAGCAGAACATTGATAGTAGAAATGTGATCCATGAGAGGCAACGAATAGATGTAACAGATGATAGTTATTCTGATGTTTCTGATGGAGATGAGGTGAATGGTAGTGGTCAAGGTGGAATACGGCAAAGACTTCTGAGCTCAGGTTCCACTGTGGATTCTTCTGCAACAAGAAGTGGTAGAGGAAGATGGTTTTTTCTTGCTGCAGCTCCAATTGTTAGTCTAGTGGGCATTGTTCTTGTCTTGTGGTTGGGTAACAACTCTCAGAATGAAGGAAGTAGACATCTGGGCAGTCACTACTTATCCGGGCAAAACCAACACGCTGTTCATGCTTATTCCTCTCCAAACCAGAGGGAGAGTAGAAGCAGAAGGTGGTGGTGCCCATTTTAA